A region from the Desulfitobacterium dehalogenans ATCC 51507 genome encodes:
- a CDS encoding methyl-accepting chemotaxis protein yields the protein MNSFLDRISEFFFKHSSIVRWWFNLSVSAKLSLAFGINALITLLAGGVVYFMVKTGANLEQNITIYLVLLVIAGLIIFVYGLYISYLIATPLRHGVQFAEKMAQGDLTATLYSMGQEDELGALCKSLNQMAENFRSLVGDITHSADVFAESSQVLSTQSGGTSESAQLVSSSIHQVASGSQTQANSVQNIMSSIQSMAHGIRQIEEHINLADQSSRQSLQLAQDGDTAMTMVNLQMGHIHDSVDNTGQIITALGEKSTVIGSIVETIKAISDQTNLLALNAAIEAARAGEHGRGFSVVAEEVRKLAEQSTLSSAQIETIIFDIKTSLDEAITSMNSEKEVVQSGANAIQNAQQAFTRIKESTQILSEQIQEISALSSGITQSSDIIAHEVTQVAAICQETTAQTEEVASSSSEQMLAMQEINASAQELSKTAQELQHAARKFILN from the coding sequence ATGAACAGTTTTTTAGACAGAATAAGCGAGTTCTTCTTTAAGCATTCCAGCATAGTACGCTGGTGGTTTAACTTATCCGTATCGGCAAAGCTCAGCCTGGCCTTCGGCATTAATGCTTTGATTACTCTTTTAGCCGGCGGGGTTGTGTACTTTATGGTTAAGACAGGGGCCAACCTGGAGCAAAACATCACTATATATCTAGTTCTACTTGTTATAGCAGGACTTATAATCTTTGTTTACGGACTTTACATATCTTACTTAATAGCAACTCCACTACGCCACGGTGTACAATTCGCTGAAAAAATGGCTCAAGGAGACCTTACTGCAACCCTATACAGCATGGGACAGGAAGATGAACTGGGGGCCCTCTGTAAATCTCTGAATCAAATGGCTGAGAATTTTCGTTCCTTGGTCGGAGACATCACCCATAGCGCCGACGTTTTTGCCGAATCTTCTCAGGTTCTGTCCACTCAATCGGGAGGGACCAGTGAATCAGCTCAACTAGTTTCATCCTCCATCCATCAAGTGGCATCCGGATCTCAGACACAAGCCAATAGCGTCCAAAATATCATGAGCTCCATCCAATCCATGGCCCATGGCATTCGTCAGATTGAAGAGCATATTAATCTTGCGGATCAATCTTCAAGACAGTCTTTACAGCTTGCTCAGGACGGAGATACCGCCATGACCATGGTCAATCTTCAGATGGGACATATTCACGACTCTGTGGATAACACAGGACAGATCATCACCGCCCTTGGTGAAAAATCCACCGTCATAGGCTCCATCGTGGAAACTATCAAAGCCATATCGGATCAAACCAACCTTTTAGCACTGAATGCAGCCATCGAGGCTGCACGGGCCGGAGAACACGGTCGGGGCTTCAGTGTTGTCGCTGAAGAGGTTCGGAAGCTAGCTGAACAATCCACCCTATCCAGTGCCCAAATCGAAACCATCATTTTCGATATCAAGACCAGCCTTGACGAAGCTATCACCAGTATGAATTCGGAAAAAGAAGTGGTTCAAAGCGGAGCCAATGCCATTCAAAATGCACAACAGGCCTTCACACGGATTAAGGAAAGCACTCAAATCCTGAGTGAGCAGATCCAAGAGATTTCTGCCCTATCCAGTGGCATAACTCAAAGTTCAGATATCATCGCCCATGAGGTAACCCAAGTTGCCGCTATCTGTCAAGAGACCACCGCTCAGACAGAGGAAGTAGCCAGCAGCAGCTCTGAGCAAATGCTAGCCATGCAAGAGATCAACGCTTCTGCTCAAGAACTTTCAAAGACGGCTCAAGAGCTCCAACATGCAGCTCGCAAATTCATCCTAAATTAA
- a CDS encoding FMN-binding glutamate synthase family protein: MENTLFFFTLGLAVSFLGWLLLGFIFFFLGKRFFRTGVQRIFDLIVRRLMEDKYSENLMELWSAVRRTSVQNILEIALRAEEGKLIGRPLGSPKPYNNFDNLMFIPAQLVRLPVESDVPIDSAVTLGPRAEKPMHLSIPLLIGGMGYGVALSEEAKVALAKAANECGTATNSGEGPFLVEERKAAGKFIWQISRYDYGRNPQGIAEADMIEVQMGQGSRLGAHTLSPQEIKGKAQKLMKVSPVASLKGYANLPGISSPSDWPRYVQELRNEVGGKPIGIKIMGGGRLEADLAVAIEAGFDVICIGGAQGGTAASSPTITDDFGMPSIYNLVRAQRYLMEQGVRGEVSLIASGGYDTPGKCLKAIALGADAVNLGTVPLFALVHRQIGKVMPWEPLTQLVYYNSKYKEQLNVDLAAQSVVNVIQSFMLEMEEGVRALGKKSIHDLGPNDLVALDDWTAEITGVPRAW; the protein is encoded by the coding sequence GTGGAAAATACCCTTTTCTTTTTTACCCTTGGGCTAGCGGTCAGCTTTTTAGGTTGGCTGCTTTTAGGATTTATTTTTTTCTTCTTAGGAAAGCGTTTTTTTCGAACTGGGGTGCAGAGAATTTTTGACCTCATCGTTAGGCGTTTGATGGAGGACAAATATTCTGAGAATCTTATGGAACTCTGGAGCGCTGTGCGGAGGACATCAGTCCAAAATATCCTTGAAATCGCTCTTAGAGCGGAGGAAGGAAAATTGATCGGCCGTCCTCTGGGAAGTCCTAAACCCTATAATAATTTTGATAACCTAATGTTTATACCGGCTCAATTGGTCAGACTGCCTGTGGAAAGCGATGTTCCCATTGATTCGGCGGTTACCCTGGGACCCAGGGCGGAAAAACCTATGCATTTGTCCATTCCTTTGTTAATTGGGGGAATGGGCTATGGTGTCGCCTTAAGTGAAGAGGCAAAAGTTGCTTTGGCTAAAGCGGCTAATGAGTGTGGCACAGCCACCAATTCCGGAGAAGGTCCCTTTCTTGTTGAGGAAAGAAAGGCTGCGGGTAAATTCATTTGGCAGATAAGCCGCTATGACTACGGCAGAAATCCCCAGGGGATAGCTGAAGCAGATATGATTGAGGTGCAAATGGGTCAAGGTTCACGACTCGGAGCTCATACCCTGTCTCCCCAGGAAATCAAGGGAAAAGCTCAGAAGCTCATGAAAGTATCACCGGTTGCTTCCCTAAAGGGATATGCCAATCTGCCGGGGATTAGCTCTCCGTCGGATTGGCCGCGCTATGTTCAGGAACTGCGCAATGAGGTCGGTGGTAAACCCATCGGAATCAAAATTATGGGTGGAGGAAGATTGGAGGCGGATCTGGCTGTAGCTATTGAGGCCGGCTTTGATGTGATTTGTATCGGTGGGGCGCAAGGTGGGACTGCGGCGTCTTCTCCTACGATCACCGACGATTTTGGTATGCCCAGTATTTACAATCTTGTACGGGCTCAACGCTATCTTATGGAGCAGGGGGTAAGGGGGGAGGTCAGCCTGATTGCATCAGGAGGATATGATACTCCGGGTAAATGCTTGAAGGCGATTGCTTTAGGTGCAGATGCTGTCAACCTGGGCACAGTCCCATTGTTTGCGTTGGTGCATAGACAAATCGGCAAAGTTATGCCTTGGGAGCCTTTGACACAGCTTGTTTATTATAACTCCAAATATAAGGAACAATTGAATGTGGATTTAGCTGCTCAAAGTGTAGTGAATGTTATTCAGTCGTTTATGCTTGAGATGGAAGAGGGAGTCAGGGCTCTGGGTAAGAAGTCCATACATGATCTTGGGCCTAATGATCTGGTGGCGTTGGATGATTGGACAGCAGAGATAACCGGAGTTCCAAGAGCGTGGTGA
- a CDS encoding TIGR04086 family membrane protein produces MGNSILKGISAALGVTVITLFAGLIWTALEVGGLSTGTLVDIGLVASCIAAGYVTGRESGQWVLGGVSGLGYVLFCVILVALFLELRAWGVIQVLAEGGLIGILSGAFGAGSGGKSSRPAGWRNPNVSSWGNSYSSRGAYSSGEIYRGSYDYSRTYRDEDDHGNDWDDLLGEDWEASYEEPIVKGNRARKESRWGEKQKPDMDLWEEEQERSRKGKLPKQLGLSFDREAGSDEDEWEDWLRGEKNKSSSSCRKAWWEEEVL; encoded by the coding sequence ATGGGCAATTCGATTCTCAAAGGAATTAGTGCCGCTCTGGGTGTGACCGTTATAACTTTATTTGCGGGGTTGATTTGGACAGCCCTGGAGGTCGGTGGATTATCCACAGGGACTTTGGTGGACATTGGATTGGTAGCAAGCTGTATCGCTGCAGGATATGTGACGGGAAGAGAAAGTGGACAATGGGTCCTTGGCGGAGTTTCTGGTTTAGGGTATGTCTTGTTTTGCGTGATTTTGGTGGCCCTTTTTTTGGAGTTAAGGGCCTGGGGAGTTATTCAGGTATTGGCTGAAGGAGGGTTGATCGGTATTCTTTCGGGTGCTTTCGGAGCGGGCAGTGGAGGTAAGTCCTCTCGCCCGGCCGGTTGGAGGAACCCGAATGTATCTTCATGGGGTAATAGTTACAGCAGCAGAGGAGCTTATAGCAGCGGTGAGATTTACAGAGGCTCTTATGATTATTCCCGGACTTATAGAGATGAGGATGACCATGGAAATGATTGGGATGATTTGCTTGGGGAAGATTGGGAGGCGTCTTATGAGGAACCGATTGTCAAGGGGAATAGAGCCAGGAAAGAGAGTCGATGGGGAGAAAAGCAAAAACCGGATATGGATTTGTGGGAAGAGGAGCAAGAGCGGAGTAGGAAAGGCAAACTTCCCAAACAGCTAGGATTAAGCTTTGACAGGGAAGCCGGTTCAGATGAGGATGAGTGGGAAGATTGGCTGCGGGGAGAAAAAAATAAATCTTCTTCCAGTTGCCGTAAAGCATGGTGGGAAGAAGAGGTTCTTTAG
- a CDS encoding LysM peptidoglycan-binding domain-containing protein — protein MDYTRYVVQPGDSIYKIANAYKIEMSDIINLNHLKHPDRIYPGQVLLLPTYEFKDTVPGEISEPNFTYAMWLFDIYAGKDSELSAVTTYLYQAAILDRPEFDELLRPIAYDELRHLEQLAWCIRFLGVDPRYGSFSKGRWFDWRSRYLNYSTELCDILDYNMKDEAAAVKHYTDLARKIPLPEIQTILLQLAADEERHYQCLAQAKMQFCGCESSQTLPFNEGGSGEAL, from the coding sequence ATGGACTATACCCGTTATGTTGTACAACCTGGGGACAGTATCTATAAAATCGCTAATGCCTATAAAATCGAAATGTCCGATATCATCAATCTCAACCATCTTAAACATCCTGATCGCATCTATCCCGGTCAAGTCCTTCTACTCCCCACTTATGAGTTTAAGGATACAGTGCCTGGAGAAATATCTGAGCCCAACTTTACTTATGCTATGTGGTTATTCGATATCTATGCCGGAAAAGATTCTGAACTCTCGGCAGTTACGACTTACCTATATCAAGCTGCCATCCTGGATCGGCCCGAGTTTGATGAGCTCCTACGCCCCATTGCCTATGACGAACTCCGCCACCTTGAGCAGTTGGCTTGGTGCATTCGCTTTTTAGGGGTGGATCCCCGTTATGGATCCTTCAGCAAAGGACGTTGGTTTGACTGGCGTTCCCGTTATCTTAATTACTCCACAGAGCTTTGTGATATTCTAGACTATAACATGAAGGACGAAGCTGCTGCCGTAAAGCATTACACAGATTTGGCACGAAAAATCCCCCTGCCTGAAATCCAAACTATCCTCCTTCAATTAGCTGCGGACGAAGAACGCCACTATCAGTGTTTAGCCCAAGCAAAAATGCAGTTCTGCGGGTGTGAGTCTTCACAAACCCTTCCCTTCAATGAAGGGGGAAGCGGAGAAGCGTTATGA
- a CDS encoding sodium:calcium antiporter has product MSDLVMLLIGLGIILMSAEVFTNGVEWLGKRLHLGAGAVGSVLAAVGTALPETMVPIIAFLGMGGGDAAEVGIGAILGAPFMLITLAFFISGAAVLIFRRNNKPLFINTAVIKRDLSFFLLVYSLAIFASFLPARELKLAVAALLLLLYISYVIKTVRNSLGTEDHGHLAPLYFAQRKTNPSLVIILTQLMFALSGMVAGAHAFVDAVQSVAQATGIPALVLSLIITPVATELPEKFNSVIWLKRGKDTLALGNITGAMVFQSSTIPALGIALTTWQLEPLALWSAILALGSGLFIYTTLRRRGTLCPLHLMMGGGFYLLFIITLLRFPLH; this is encoded by the coding sequence TTGAGTGATTTAGTGATGTTATTAATCGGTCTGGGGATTATCTTAATGTCGGCCGAAGTGTTTACCAATGGTGTGGAGTGGTTGGGAAAACGTCTCCATCTCGGGGCAGGGGCGGTAGGGAGTGTGCTGGCTGCTGTAGGGACTGCTTTGCCGGAGACTATGGTTCCCATCATCGCTTTTTTGGGAATGGGAGGAGGAGATGCTGCTGAAGTGGGTATCGGAGCCATTTTAGGTGCTCCTTTCATGTTGATCACCCTGGCTTTTTTCATTTCAGGTGCAGCGGTTCTTATTTTTCGACGTAATAACAAGCCCTTGTTCATTAATACAGCGGTTATTAAACGGGATCTTTCTTTTTTTCTTTTGGTCTATAGTTTGGCTATATTCGCCTCTTTCTTGCCCGCCAGAGAGCTGAAGCTTGCTGTAGCCGCCCTTTTACTTCTGCTTTATATCAGCTATGTCATAAAAACTGTGCGCAACAGTCTCGGAACTGAAGACCACGGCCATTTGGCACCTCTTTACTTTGCCCAACGCAAGACGAACCCTTCCCTGGTCATTATTTTAACCCAACTGATGTTTGCCCTTTCAGGGATGGTGGCAGGGGCTCATGCTTTTGTGGATGCGGTTCAATCGGTTGCTCAAGCTACGGGAATTCCTGCCCTTGTGCTATCCTTAATCATTACTCCTGTCGCTACTGAGCTGCCTGAGAAATTTAATAGTGTCATCTGGTTAAAGAGAGGAAAAGATACTTTGGCCTTAGGAAATATCACCGGAGCCATGGTTTTTCAAAGCTCCACTATTCCAGCCTTAGGTATTGCCTTAACAACCTGGCAGCTGGAGCCTTTAGCTTTATGGAGCGCCATCCTGGCCCTTGGTTCTGGATTGTTTATCTACACCACCTTGCGTCGGCGGGGTACGCTTTGTCCTCTCCATCTTATGATGGGAGGCGGGTTTTATTTACTCTTTATCATAACGCTTCTCCGCTTCCCCCTTCATTGA
- the yihA gene encoding ribosome biogenesis GTP-binding protein YihA/YsxC: protein MITIRKAEFVTSAVDIKGYPELTGPEIALAGRSNVGKSSLINKFINRRNLARTGNTPGKTQMLNFYRINDEWSFVDLPGYGYAKVSKEIKANWGKMMEEYFSRRENLRAVIQVVDIRHVPSVEDQEMHAFLRNRGIPVLVVATKADKISKGQWGKHLSQIAKALHIPDWHMIITYSAETGLGVPELHEAVEEILSMDDGTEEYDEAEDRQQDI from the coding sequence GTGATTACTATTCGCAAGGCGGAATTTGTTACTTCTGCAGTGGATATTAAAGGGTACCCGGAGTTGACCGGACCTGAGATTGCTTTAGCAGGTCGCTCTAATGTGGGCAAGTCTTCATTGATTAATAAATTTATCAACCGGAGGAATCTCGCTCGTACGGGGAACACTCCGGGCAAGACCCAAATGCTTAATTTTTACCGCATCAATGATGAGTGGTCCTTTGTGGATTTACCGGGGTACGGATATGCCAAAGTCTCCAAAGAAATCAAAGCGAATTGGGGCAAGATGATGGAAGAGTACTTCTCCCGACGGGAGAATCTGAGAGCCGTAATTCAAGTGGTGGATATTCGTCACGTCCCCAGTGTTGAAGATCAGGAGATGCATGCATTTTTACGGAATCGGGGTATTCCGGTGCTCGTGGTGGCCACCAAAGCGGACAAAATCTCCAAAGGACAATGGGGAAAGCACCTGAGTCAAATTGCTAAAGCGTTGCATATTCCTGATTGGCATATGATCATTACCTACTCTGCTGAGACAGGCCTGGGAGTTCCTGAGCTTCATGAAGCAGTCGAAGAGATTCTCTCTATGGATGATGGAACAGAAGAGTATGACGAGGCAGAAGACCGGCAACAAGATATCTAA
- the lon gene encoding endopeptidase La gives MSKERELPLLPLRGILVFPYMVIHLDVGRERSMAAIEQAMMDERLILLSAQKETEIDSPNPDDIHTIGTLAEIKQLLKLPGGTMRILVEGKNRGKILEFITDEPYFKVRVEEAEEGVQEITPEIDALTHGVIHQFEEYAKLSKKVPQETLGTVLGVNDPGRLADIVASHLNLKLGDKQAILESLEVAERLERLAEIIMRENEILELERRIGLRVRKQMEKTQKEYYLREQMKAIQKELGDKDEKQAEVEEYREKVAQAKLPEEVEERALKEIDRLEKMPQASSEGTVVRTYLDWILALPWTNMSKDKTDIKRAEKILNEDHYGLEKIKERILEFLAIRKLTPKMKSPIICFVGPPGVGKTSLAKSVARALDRKFVRMSLGGVRDEAEIRGHRRTYIGALPGRIIQGMRTAGTANPVFLLDEIDKMASDFRGDPAAALLEVLDPEQNFSFSDHYLDLPYDLSHTLFIMTANSLYTIPRPLLDRMEVISLSGYTEDEKVNIAKRYLVPKQMKAHGLKASQLELGDRVILKIVQGYTRESGVRNLERQIANLCRKVATRVVKKEWKAVELTEEILEELLGASRYQFEKARLKPEIGAATGLAYTEVGGDVLTIEVIPLPGKGQLTLTGKLGDVMKESAYAGRTFVRSHSRELGIPDDFYEKTDLHIHVPEGAIPKDGPSAGITMATAMASALAKRAVPSDLAMTGEITLRGNVLPIGGVKEKVLAAHRAGIKQVILPEQNSKDLEEVPENVRKELEFHFVSRMEDVIKIALLPVAESEEYLSSMNRFPMFGQGDIPPDPTPEDRPIS, from the coding sequence ATGAGCAAAGAGAGAGAATTACCATTGCTCCCCTTGAGGGGGATTTTAGTCTTTCCATATATGGTCATTCATTTAGATGTGGGGCGGGAGCGGTCTATGGCAGCCATTGAACAAGCCATGATGGATGAGCGGCTCATTTTGTTGTCTGCTCAGAAAGAGACTGAGATTGATTCTCCTAATCCTGACGACATCCATACCATCGGTACTTTAGCTGAGATTAAGCAGCTTTTGAAGCTGCCTGGGGGAACCATGCGTATCCTCGTGGAAGGAAAGAACCGGGGAAAAATTCTTGAGTTCATAACGGATGAACCTTATTTTAAAGTTCGGGTCGAAGAAGCGGAAGAGGGGGTCCAAGAGATCACCCCGGAAATCGATGCTCTGACCCATGGGGTGATACACCAGTTTGAAGAGTATGCCAAGCTCAGTAAAAAAGTTCCCCAGGAAACTCTGGGAACGGTTCTGGGGGTCAATGATCCTGGGCGTTTGGCGGATATTGTGGCAAGCCATCTGAATCTTAAGCTGGGAGATAAGCAGGCTATCCTGGAATCTCTGGAGGTTGCTGAACGGCTGGAGCGATTGGCAGAAATCATCATGCGGGAAAATGAGATTCTGGAACTGGAGCGCCGCATTGGTCTGCGGGTGCGCAAGCAGATGGAAAAAACTCAGAAGGAATACTATCTCCGGGAGCAGATGAAGGCTATTCAGAAGGAATTGGGAGATAAGGATGAAAAGCAGGCCGAAGTCGAGGAATACCGGGAAAAGGTCGCTCAGGCCAAGCTTCCGGAAGAAGTGGAAGAGCGGGCTTTAAAGGAAATCGATCGACTGGAAAAAATGCCCCAGGCTTCCTCGGAAGGGACAGTAGTACGTACCTATTTGGATTGGATTCTGGCTCTTCCCTGGACGAACATGAGCAAGGATAAAACAGATATTAAGCGGGCGGAAAAAATACTGAATGAGGACCATTATGGTCTGGAAAAGATCAAGGAGCGGATTCTCGAGTTCTTAGCCATTCGCAAGCTGACGCCCAAGATGAAAAGCCCAATTATTTGTTTTGTGGGACCGCCGGGAGTAGGGAAAACTTCCCTGGCTAAATCCGTAGCCCGTGCTTTGGATCGGAAATTTGTGCGTATGTCTTTGGGCGGTGTCCGGGATGAAGCAGAGATTCGTGGACACAGACGGACTTATATTGGTGCTCTTCCCGGACGGATTATTCAGGGAATGAGAACGGCGGGGACTGCCAATCCAGTCTTTCTGCTGGACGAAATCGATAAGATGGCTTCGGATTTCCGGGGCGATCCGGCGGCGGCATTGCTGGAGGTTCTAGACCCTGAGCAGAATTTCAGTTTCTCCGATCATTATTTGGATTTACCTTATGATTTATCTCATACTTTGTTTATCATGACGGCCAATTCTTTATACACTATTCCCAGGCCCCTTTTGGACCGGATGGAGGTTATCTCCTTAAGTGGTTATACAGAGGATGAGAAGGTCAACATCGCCAAACGATATCTTGTACCTAAGCAGATGAAAGCCCACGGCTTAAAAGCTAGCCAACTTGAGCTTGGTGACAGGGTTATCTTAAAGATTGTTCAAGGCTATACGCGGGAATCGGGAGTGCGTAACCTTGAGCGTCAAATCGCCAACCTGTGCCGTAAAGTAGCGACCCGGGTCGTGAAAAAGGAATGGAAGGCGGTGGAACTGACGGAGGAGATACTGGAAGAGCTTCTGGGAGCATCCCGTTATCAGTTCGAAAAAGCCAGGCTTAAACCGGAAATTGGCGCAGCCACAGGGCTGGCCTATACGGAAGTGGGCGGAGATGTTTTAACCATCGAGGTGATTCCTCTGCCCGGAAAAGGTCAGCTGACCTTAACCGGTAAGCTAGGGGATGTGATGAAGGAATCGGCTTATGCAGGCCGGACCTTTGTCCGCTCCCATTCCCGCGAGCTGGGTATTCCGGATGATTTCTATGAAAAGACCGATCTTCATATTCACGTTCCTGAAGGAGCGATTCCTAAGGATGGTCCATCCGCAGGAATTACAATGGCTACGGCTATGGCTTCAGCTTTAGCCAAACGAGCAGTGCCTTCCGATTTAGCCATGACCGGTGAAATCACCCTGAGGGGCAATGTTCTCCCTATCGGTGGAGTGAAGGAAAAAGTTCTTGCCGCTCACCGGGCAGGAATCAAACAGGTTATCTTGCCTGAGCAAAATAGCAAGGACTTAGAAGAAGTCCCGGAAAATGTGCGCAAGGAGCTGGAATTCCATTTTGTCAGTCGGATGGAGGATGTTATCAAGATCGCCCTTCTCCCGGTAGCGGAATCTGAAGAATACTTAAGCTCCATGAATCGCTTCCCGATGTTTGGGCAGGGAGATATTCCTCCCGACCCTACTCCTGAGGACCGCCCTATCTCCTAG
- the lonB gene encoding ATP-dependent protease LonB, giving the protein MVGLTGIVMMVQLIFAVIIGLYFWGLLKSQQGNKVSIERESKKELEKLEKMRKIALTTPLAEKTRPAHFEEIVGQIEGIKALRAALCGPNPQHVLIYGPPGVGKTAAARLVLEEAKKNPMSPFKEDAKFIEIDGATARFDERGIADPLIGSVHDPIYQGAGAMGMAGIPQPKAGAVTKAHGGVLFIDEIGELHPIQINKLLKVLEDRKVILESAYYSSEDTNIPVHIHDIFQNGLPADFRMVGATTRSPEEIPPAIRSRCMEVFFRSLLPEEIAQIARGAAAKMETPITPSALNVAKQYATNGREAVNIVQLAAGVAQTEKKLEINAATVEWVVTSGQYAPRPERKAPLVAEIGLVNGLAVYGPNMGMLIELEVTAHPVTPGTGELLVTGIVEEEEQGSSFRKTRRKSMAKSSVENVLTVIRRQLGIHPHNYDIHVNFPGGVPIDGPSAGIAIATAVVSAIRKERVDNYLAMTGELSIRGGVKPVGGIAAKIEAAHQAGCRRVFIPKENWQERFKNYAEGFEVIPVEALNEVLAGALLVEQGNEKPEKHAAIDEILSRLDINPKTPSNSVNLPDQGHSC; this is encoded by the coding sequence ATGGTTGGATTGACTGGAATTGTTATGATGGTGCAGCTGATCTTTGCTGTTATTATTGGCTTATATTTTTGGGGATTGCTTAAATCCCAGCAGGGGAACAAGGTCTCCATTGAGCGGGAGTCCAAAAAGGAACTGGAAAAGTTAGAAAAGATGCGCAAAATTGCTCTTACCACCCCCTTGGCGGAAAAGACCCGGCCGGCTCATTTTGAAGAGATTGTGGGTCAGATAGAGGGGATTAAGGCTCTCAGGGCAGCTCTATGCGGGCCCAATCCTCAACATGTTCTGATCTATGGTCCTCCGGGTGTGGGAAAGACGGCGGCTGCCCGCCTGGTTCTTGAGGAAGCGAAGAAAAACCCCATGTCCCCTTTTAAAGAGGATGCAAAGTTTATAGAAATCGATGGAGCCACCGCTCGTTTTGATGAGCGGGGAATCGCCGATCCTTTGATCGGTTCGGTTCATGACCCTATTTATCAAGGAGCGGGTGCCATGGGCATGGCCGGGATTCCCCAGCCAAAGGCGGGAGCTGTGACCAAGGCTCATGGCGGTGTTCTTTTTATCGATGAGATCGGGGAACTGCATCCGATTCAAATCAACAAACTGCTTAAAGTTCTTGAGGATCGAAAGGTCATCCTGGAGAGTGCCTATTATAGCTCAGAAGACACGAATATTCCGGTTCATATTCATGATATTTTCCAAAACGGGCTGCCGGCAGATTTTCGCATGGTGGGAGCGACCACACGGAGTCCGGAGGAGATTCCCCCGGCTATACGTTCCCGGTGTATGGAAGTTTTCTTTCGTTCTTTGCTTCCCGAAGAAATCGCTCAAATTGCCCGAGGTGCTGCGGCGAAAATGGAAACACCCATTACTCCCAGTGCTTTGAACGTAGCTAAGCAGTATGCTACCAATGGGCGGGAGGCAGTAAATATCGTTCAATTGGCAGCCGGTGTAGCCCAGACAGAAAAGAAATTGGAGATCAATGCGGCGACAGTGGAGTGGGTTGTTACTTCAGGTCAGTATGCACCCAGGCCGGAACGTAAAGCGCCCTTGGTGGCGGAAATCGGATTGGTCAATGGTTTGGCTGTTTATGGCCCTAATATGGGAATGCTTATCGAACTGGAAGTTACAGCTCATCCCGTAACTCCTGGCACCGGGGAGCTTTTGGTTACAGGAATCGTTGAAGAAGAGGAACAAGGAAGCAGCTTTAGGAAGACACGCCGTAAAAGTATGGCCAAAAGCTCTGTGGAAAATGTGCTTACAGTGATTCGGCGGCAATTAGGAATACATCCCCATAACTATGATATCCATGTCAATTTCCCAGGGGGAGTACCTATTGATGGGCCTTCCGCAGGGATTGCCATTGCCACAGCTGTGGTATCCGCTATTCGCAAAGAGAGGGTGGATAATTACTTAGCCATGACAGGGGAATTATCCATTCGAGGGGGAGTTAAGCCTGTAGGTGGAATCGCGGCTAAGATTGAAGCGGCCCATCAGGCGGGATGCCGCAGAGTATTTATTCCGAAGGAGAATTGGCAGGAGCGCTTCAAGAATTATGCCGAAGGGTTTGAAGTGATTCCTGTGGAGGCCCTTAATGAAGTGTTGGCAGGTGCTCTTTTAGTTGAGCAAGGCAACGAAAAACCAGAGAAGCATGCAGCGATCGATGAGATTTTATCTCGTCTGGATATTAATCCTAAAACCCCTTCCAACTCTGTTAATTTGCCTGACCAAGGGCACTCATGCTAG